A stretch of the Mycolicibacterium celeriflavum genome encodes the following:
- the hrpA gene encoding ATP-dependent RNA helicase HrpA — MSGPSVAELRARLDALTIRDAARIGRRLKNLRDKRPENLRRIAEQIAAAEALVATRLAARPEITYPDLPVSERRGDIAEAINAHQVVVVAGETGSGKTTQLPKICLELGRGVRGTIGHTQPRRLAARTVAARIADELRTPLGETIGYTVRFTDQASDRTLVKLMTDGILLAEIQRDRRLLRYDTLILDEAHERSLNIDFLLGYLRELLPRRPDLKVIVTSATIEPERFAAHFAGAPIVEVSGRTYPVEIRYRPLEVAVAPVDDPEAADPDDPDHELVRTQMRDQTEAIVDAIGELEREPPGDVLVFLSGEREIRDTAEALRGLTNTEVLPLYARLPTAEQQKVFQPSRAMRRVVLATNVAETSLTVPGIGYVVDPGTARISRYSRRTKVQRLPIEPISQASAAQRAGRSGRTAPGVCIRLYSEEDFASRPRYTDPEILRTNLAAVILQMAALNLGEIETFPFLDPPDRRSVRDGVQLLQELGAFDAHGAITDVGRRLAQLPVDPRLGRMILQADIEGCVREILVLAAALSIPDPRERPADREEAARQKHARFADDHSDFVSYLNLWRYLREQRQELSGNAFRRMCREEFLHYLRIREWQDLTGQLRSIAADLGIRESDEPADPARVHAALFAGLLSHIGLREGDGREYQGARNAKFVLAPGSVLTKRPPRWIVVADLVETSRLYGRIGARIQPEVVERIAGDLVQHTYSEPHWDAQRGAVMAYERVTLYGLPLVPRRRVNYSQIEPDLARELFIRHALVEGDWQTRHHFFRDNARLRVELEELEEKARRRDLLVGDDQIFAFYNARIPADVLSARHFDAWWKKQRHVSPELLTFTRDDLLRTDDAADGQPDAWQAGDLSLPLSYRFEPGAEDDGVTVHVPVEVLARLGGDEFAWQVPALREELVTALIRSLPKNLRRNFVPAPDTARAVLAGIAPGAEPLLEAVQRELHRRTGVLVPIDAFDLDKLPSHLRVTFAVENADGTELARGKDLEALQHRLAAPVRRAVADAVAGDLDRTGLRAWPEDLDVLPRSVERVVGGHTVRGYPALVDAGVAVDVHVFPTAAEQQASMGPGTRRLLRLMVSSPVKAIERRLQPRTRLVLGANPGGSLQALLEDCADTATDLLAPTPAWTRDEFAALRGRVAADLVGSTMEIVTRVEQVLAAAHDVEVALPSAPTSPSDAQADAIADIRAQLDRLLPPGFVTATGAAHLADLRRYLLAIGRRLERLPHAPGADRDRMQRVHAVQDAYDELVRALSPARAAGADVRDIGRQIEELRVSLWAQQLGTPRPVSEQRIHRAIDAVRP; from the coding sequence GTGTCCGGACCGTCAGTCGCTGAGTTGCGAGCGCGTCTAGACGCCCTGACGATCCGCGACGCGGCCCGCATCGGCCGACGACTGAAGAACCTTCGCGACAAGCGACCGGAGAACCTGCGCCGGATCGCAGAACAGATCGCCGCCGCAGAGGCGCTGGTGGCCACCCGGCTGGCCGCGAGGCCCGAAATCACCTATCCCGACCTGCCGGTCAGCGAACGCCGCGGCGACATCGCCGAGGCGATCAACGCGCATCAGGTGGTGGTCGTCGCCGGCGAAACCGGTTCGGGCAAGACGACGCAGCTGCCGAAGATCTGCCTCGAACTCGGCCGCGGCGTGCGCGGCACCATCGGGCACACCCAGCCGCGGCGCCTCGCCGCCCGCACCGTCGCAGCGCGCATCGCCGACGAACTGCGCACTCCGTTGGGCGAGACCATCGGCTACACGGTGCGTTTCACCGATCAAGCGAGTGACCGAACGCTGGTGAAGCTGATGACCGACGGGATCCTGCTCGCGGAGATCCAACGTGACCGCCGCCTGCTGCGCTACGACACGCTGATCCTCGACGAGGCCCACGAGCGCAGCCTCAACATCGACTTCCTGCTCGGATACCTGCGCGAACTGCTGCCTCGGCGGCCGGACCTCAAGGTCATCGTCACCTCGGCGACGATCGAGCCGGAACGCTTCGCCGCGCACTTCGCCGGTGCGCCGATCGTCGAGGTGTCGGGGCGCACCTATCCGGTCGAGATCCGGTACCGCCCTTTGGAAGTCGCCGTCGCGCCGGTCGACGACCCGGAAGCCGCCGACCCCGACGATCCCGACCACGAGCTGGTGCGCACGCAGATGCGCGACCAGACCGAAGCGATCGTCGACGCGATCGGTGAACTGGAGCGGGAGCCGCCGGGCGACGTGCTGGTCTTCCTGTCGGGCGAGCGCGAGATCCGCGACACCGCAGAAGCTTTACGTGGGCTGACGAACACGGAAGTGTTGCCGCTCTACGCCCGGTTACCAACGGCCGAGCAGCAGAAGGTGTTTCAACCCAGCCGCGCAATGCGCCGCGTCGTGCTGGCCACCAATGTCGCCGAGACGTCGTTGACGGTGCCCGGCATCGGGTACGTCGTCGACCCGGGCACCGCCCGAATCTCCCGCTACAGCCGCAGGACCAAGGTGCAGCGGTTGCCGATCGAGCCAATCTCACAGGCCTCCGCCGCGCAGCGGGCCGGACGCTCGGGCCGCACGGCGCCAGGTGTGTGTATCCGCCTCTACTCGGAGGAGGACTTCGCGTCGCGGCCGCGCTACACCGACCCGGAGATCCTGCGCACCAACCTGGCCGCGGTGATTCTGCAGATGGCGGCGTTGAATCTCGGTGAGATCGAGACCTTTCCCTTTCTCGACCCGCCGGATCGGCGCAGCGTCCGCGACGGTGTGCAGCTGTTGCAGGAACTCGGCGCGTTCGACGCCCACGGTGCGATCACCGACGTCGGCCGACGGCTCGCGCAGCTGCCGGTCGATCCCCGGCTGGGCCGGATGATCCTGCAGGCCGACATCGAGGGCTGCGTGCGGGAGATCCTGGTGTTGGCCGCGGCGCTGTCGATCCCCGATCCACGGGAACGGCCAGCCGACCGCGAGGAGGCCGCACGGCAGAAGCACGCCCGGTTCGCCGACGACCACTCGGATTTCGTCTCTTACCTCAACCTGTGGCGCTATCTGCGTGAGCAGCGACAGGAGCTGTCCGGCAATGCGTTTCGACGGATGTGCCGCGAGGAGTTCCTGCATTACCTGCGGATCCGCGAGTGGCAGGACCTCACCGGGCAGTTGCGCAGCATCGCCGCGGACTTGGGCATCAGGGAGTCCGACGAGCCCGCCGATCCGGCGCGGGTGCACGCCGCGCTGTTCGCCGGCCTGTTGTCGCACATCGGATTACGCGAGGGTGACGGCCGCGAGTATCAAGGCGCACGCAACGCGAAGTTCGTCCTCGCGCCGGGTTCCGTGCTCACGAAACGTCCGCCGCGCTGGATCGTCGTCGCCGACCTCGTCGAGACCAGCAGGCTCTACGGGCGAATCGGCGCGCGAATCCAACCTGAAGTTGTCGAGCGCATCGCGGGGGATCTCGTGCAGCACACCTACAGTGAGCCGCACTGGGACGCCCAGCGCGGCGCCGTGATGGCCTACGAGCGGGTGACGCTCTACGGGCTGCCGCTGGTGCCGCGCCGCCGCGTGAACTACTCGCAGATCGAACCGGATCTGGCGCGCGAGTTGTTCATCCGGCATGCCCTCGTCGAGGGCGACTGGCAGACCCGCCACCACTTCTTCCGCGACAACGCCCGGCTGCGGGTGGAACTCGAGGAGCTCGAGGAGAAGGCGCGTCGACGCGACCTGCTCGTCGGCGATGACCAGATCTTCGCGTTCTACAACGCCCGGATCCCCGCGGATGTCCTGTCGGCGCGGCACTTTGACGCATGGTGGAAGAAGCAACGCCATGTGTCGCCGGAACTGCTGACCTTCACCCGCGACGACCTCCTGCGAACAGACGATGCGGCCGATGGGCAGCCGGATGCGTGGCAGGCAGGCGACCTGTCGCTGCCGTTGAGCTACCGCTTCGAGCCGGGCGCCGAGGACGACGGGGTCACGGTGCACGTGCCGGTCGAGGTGCTCGCCCGGCTCGGCGGCGACGAGTTCGCCTGGCAGGTACCCGCACTGCGCGAAGAACTGGTCACCGCGCTGATCCGGTCGCTGCCGAAAAACCTGCGCCGCAACTTCGTGCCCGCTCCGGACACGGCGCGCGCGGTGCTGGCCGGCATCGCACCCGGCGCCGAACCGCTGCTCGAGGCCGTGCAGCGCGAACTGCACAGGCGCACCGGTGTTCTGGTGCCGATCGACGCGTTCGACCTCGACAAGCTGCCGTCGCACCTGCGCGTCACATTCGCCGTCGAGAACGCCGACGGCACCGAACTGGCGCGCGGCAAGGACCTCGAGGCGCTCCAGCACCGGCTCGCCGCCCCGGTGCGGCGCGCGGTCGCCGACGCGGTCGCCGGCGACCTGGACCGGACCGGGCTGCGTGCCTGGCCCGAGGACCTGGACGTGTTGCCGCGCAGCGTCGAACGTGTCGTCGGCGGCCACACCGTGCGGGGATACCCTGCTCTGGTCGACGCGGGCGTCGCGGTTGACGTGCACGTGTTTCCGACGGCTGCCGAACAGCAGGCCTCAATGGGGCCGGGTACCCGAAGGCTGTTGCGACTCATGGTGTCGTCTCCGGTGAAAGCCATCGAACGCCGATTACAGCCGCGGACCCGGCTGGTTCTCGGCGCCAATCCGGGCGGCTCGCTGCAGGCGTTGCTCGAAGACTGCGCCGACACGGCGACCGACCTGCTGGCGCCCACACCGGCGTGGACCCGTGACGAGTTTGCCGCGCTGCGCGGCCGCGTCGCCGCCGACCTGGTGGGCAGCACTATGGAAATCGTCACTCGCGTCGAGCAGGTGCTCGCGGCGGCTCACGACGTGGAGGTGGCGCTGCCGTCGGCGCCGACGTCGCCGTCGGACGCGCAGGCCGACGCGATCGCCGACATCCGCGCCCAGCTCGACCGATTGTTGCCCCCAGGCTTCGTGACGGCGACGGGGGCCGCGCACCTGGCAGACCTGCGCCGCTACCTTCTCGCGATCGGCAGGCGGCTCGAGCGGCTGCCGCATGCGCCCGGCGCCGATCGCGACCGGATGCAGCGGGTGCACGCGGTGCAGGACGCCTACGACGAACTGGTGCGCGCTTTGTCGCCCGCTCGCGCGGCGGGCGCCGATGTCCGCGACATCGGGCGGCAGATCGAGGAATTGCGGGTCAGTTTGTGGGCGCAACAGCTCGGCACCCCGCGGCCGGTCAGCGAACAGCGCATCCACCGCGCGATCGACGCGGTCCGGCCCTGA
- a CDS encoding FUSC family protein, producing MPSLVERAERGAGRLRLDRESALALAKAAVSSTIAWVLATEVFGGAHATFAAFSALLLVGMTIADSVAMAVRYTAAMLVGIGLVGGAVWLWGVQLWLFPVMLIVALAIGRWHRLGKQGTNVAVAVIFAYGAFVLPSGNSSAGSPLPSIAGMVLLGATVALVVTLVIAPPLRYRSARYAVESVSGSMVELLSDMTDGLVDGDVSIQSARDWRWRAEALPNKAAQARHTLDHAVRTTKLNPRRLLVRSDTGIAGHRVTLHALERIAEELRWVTTGLARAVERDESGSQHDEFLRRYGTLLEAVRDAVAAAGAMHTVADFGDEPLTEEARRCTSAFDDLTAHVRNRELDRPTQWAIYGGLYTDAQRLCEEIDSARDAYSDPSVRTVSR from the coding sequence ATGCCCAGCCTCGTAGAGCGCGCTGAGCGCGGCGCCGGTCGACTCAGACTGGATCGCGAATCCGCGCTCGCCCTGGCCAAAGCCGCGGTCTCGTCGACGATCGCGTGGGTCCTGGCCACCGAGGTTTTCGGCGGGGCGCATGCGACGTTCGCCGCGTTCTCGGCACTACTGCTCGTCGGTATGACGATCGCCGACTCGGTCGCGATGGCGGTGCGGTACACCGCGGCAATGCTGGTCGGGATCGGGTTGGTCGGCGGCGCGGTGTGGCTGTGGGGAGTGCAGCTGTGGCTGTTTCCCGTGATGCTCATCGTCGCGCTGGCGATCGGGCGTTGGCACCGGCTGGGCAAGCAGGGGACAAATGTCGCGGTGGCGGTGATCTTCGCGTACGGCGCCTTCGTGCTGCCGTCCGGCAACTCCTCGGCCGGCAGCCCCCTGCCGTCGATCGCGGGCATGGTCCTGCTGGGCGCCACGGTGGCGCTTGTGGTGACGCTGGTCATCGCTCCGCCGCTGCGGTATCGCAGCGCCCGCTACGCCGTCGAATCGGTCAGCGGGTCGATGGTCGAGCTGCTGTCGGATATGACCGACGGACTGGTGGACGGCGACGTCAGCATCCAATCGGCGCGCGACTGGCGGTGGCGCGCCGAGGCCCTGCCGAACAAGGCGGCGCAGGCGCGCCACACCCTTGACCATGCCGTGCGCACAACGAAGCTGAACCCGCGCCGACTGCTGGTGCGCTCCGACACCGGGATCGCGGGACACCGGGTGACACTGCACGCGCTCGAGCGGATCGCCGAGGAGCTGCGATGGGTGACCACCGGTTTGGCCCGTGCCGTCGAGCGCGATGAGTCGGGCTCGCAACACGATGAGTTCCTGCGCCGCTACGGCACCCTGCTCGAGGCCGTGCGCGACGCCGTCGCTGCCGCAGGAGCGATGCACACCGTCGCGGACTTCGGCGACGAACCGCTGACCGAGGAGGCCCGCAGGTGCACGTCGGCGTTCGACGACCTGACGGCGCATGTCCGGAACCGCGAGCTCGACCGGCCGACACAGTGGGCCATCTACGGCGGCCTCTACACCGACGCCCAGCGCCTCTGCGAGGAGATTGACTCCGCGCGCGACGCCTATTCTGACCCGAGTGTCCGGACCGTCAGTCGCTGA
- a CDS encoding mycobacterial-type methylenetetrahydrofolate reductase, protein MTLNTIALELVPPNVERGREQALADAHKMLRCSAETGLEGRIRHVMIPGMIEEDTDRPIEMKPKLDVLDFWSIITPELAGVNGLCTQVTAFMDEPTLRRRLTELSRAGFDGIAFVGVPRTMNDGEGSGVAPVDALSIYDDLVPNRGAILIPTRDGEQGRFTFKCERGATYGMTQLLYSDAIVGFLRDFAANTDHRPEILLSFGFVPKMESKVGLINWLIQDPGNAAVAEEQEFVKRLAATEPAEKRKLMLDLYKRVIDGVGELGFPLSIHLEATYGVSTPAFETFAEMLEYWAPDKA, encoded by the coding sequence GTGACGCTGAACACCATCGCGCTCGAGCTCGTCCCGCCGAACGTCGAGCGGGGCCGCGAGCAGGCGCTGGCCGATGCGCACAAGATGCTGCGATGCTCCGCCGAGACGGGTCTCGAGGGCCGCATCAGGCACGTGATGATCCCCGGCATGATCGAAGAGGACACCGACCGGCCCATCGAGATGAAGCCGAAACTGGACGTGCTCGATTTCTGGTCGATCATCACGCCCGAGCTTGCCGGGGTGAACGGCTTGTGCACTCAGGTCACCGCGTTCATGGACGAGCCGACGCTGCGGCGACGGCTGACCGAGCTGTCCCGTGCCGGGTTCGACGGCATCGCGTTCGTCGGGGTGCCGCGCACGATGAACGACGGCGAAGGCTCGGGTGTCGCACCGGTGGATGCGCTGTCGATCTACGACGACCTGGTGCCGAACCGCGGGGCGATCCTCATTCCGACCCGCGACGGCGAGCAGGGCCGGTTCACCTTCAAGTGCGAGCGCGGCGCCACCTACGGCATGACCCAGTTGTTGTACTCGGATGCGATCGTGGGCTTCCTGCGCGACTTCGCCGCGAACACCGATCACCGGCCCGAGATCCTGCTGTCGTTCGGCTTCGTGCCGAAGATGGAGAGCAAAGTCGGGTTGATCAACTGGCTGATTCAGGATCCGGGCAATGCCGCGGTCGCCGAGGAGCAGGAGTTCGTCAAACGGCTGGCCGCCACGGAGCCGGCGGAAAAGCGCAAGCTGATGCTCGACCTGTACAAGCGCGTCATCGACGGCGTCGGCGAGCTCGGCTTTCCGCTGAGCATCCACCTCGAGGCGACCTACGGCGTGTCCACGCCCGCGTTCGAGACGTTCGCCGAGATGCTCGAGTACTGGGCGCCCGACAAGGCTTGA
- a CDS encoding protein adenylyltransferase SelO: MAPSSPGQFTAFADHYASELPELAVRWQAEAAPDPRLLVLNESLAAELGFDAAWLRGPEGLRLLVGTLVPSSATPVAQAYAGHQFGGYVPQLGDGRALLLGELTTTSGELRDLHLKGSGATPFARGGDGLAAVGPMLREYIVSEAMHAMGIPTTRSLAVVATGRQVQRETPLPGAVLARVARSHLRVGTFQYAANTGDIDLVRRLADHAIERHHPAAADAGNRYVALFEAVVAVQAALVAKWMLVGFVHGVINTDNMTISGETIDYGPCAFMEAYDPETVFSSIDSWGRYAYGNQPAIAAWNLARLAETLLPLFADDQQQAIAVAEGSLGGFAPRFQEALSAGMCAKLGLAATTPDEIAVPLMNDLIAQLRESHVDFTSFFRHLGQAARGDDEPARGLFLDLAAFDDWLARWRALKPDAAVMDRVNPVYIPRNHLVEEALIAATGPIGGTAAEGDLEPLHRLLEAVTAPYDERPGLERYAEPAPEDFGKYRTFCGT, from the coding sequence ATCGCACCCTCGAGCCCCGGCCAGTTCACGGCCTTCGCCGACCACTACGCCAGCGAGCTGCCGGAGTTGGCGGTGCGTTGGCAGGCCGAGGCGGCGCCCGACCCGCGGTTGCTTGTGCTCAACGAGTCGTTGGCCGCCGAACTGGGTTTCGACGCTGCGTGGTTGCGCGGGCCCGAGGGGCTGCGGCTGCTGGTCGGCACGCTGGTGCCCAGCAGCGCCACGCCGGTCGCGCAGGCGTATGCCGGGCACCAGTTCGGCGGTTATGTCCCGCAGTTGGGTGACGGACGCGCCCTGCTGCTCGGCGAGCTCACGACAACCTCCGGAGAGCTGCGCGACCTGCACCTGAAGGGGTCCGGCGCGACGCCGTTCGCCCGCGGCGGCGACGGGCTCGCGGCGGTGGGCCCGATGCTGCGCGAGTACATCGTCAGCGAGGCGATGCACGCGATGGGGATACCGACCACCCGCTCGCTGGCCGTCGTCGCGACCGGTCGCCAGGTGCAGCGCGAGACGCCGCTGCCCGGCGCGGTGCTGGCTCGGGTCGCCCGCAGCCACCTTCGTGTCGGCACGTTCCAGTACGCCGCGAACACCGGCGATATCGACCTGGTGCGCCGCCTCGCCGACCACGCAATCGAACGGCACCATCCGGCGGCCGCCGACGCGGGCAACCGCTATGTCGCGCTGTTCGAAGCCGTTGTGGCGGTGCAGGCGGCGCTGGTCGCGAAGTGGATGCTGGTCGGTTTCGTGCACGGCGTGATTAATACCGACAACATGACGATCTCCGGGGAGACCATCGACTACGGCCCGTGCGCATTCATGGAGGCCTACGACCCCGAGACGGTGTTCAGCTCGATCGACTCGTGGGGTCGCTACGCCTACGGCAATCAACCGGCGATCGCCGCGTGGAACTTGGCCAGGCTGGCCGAAACGCTGCTGCCGCTGTTCGCCGACGATCAACAGCAGGCGATCGCCGTCGCTGAAGGCAGCCTCGGCGGCTTTGCGCCCCGTTTCCAGGAGGCGCTCTCGGCGGGCATGTGCGCCAAGCTCGGCCTCGCGGCCACCACACCGGACGAGATCGCGGTGCCGCTGATGAACGACCTGATCGCGCAACTGCGCGAGAGCCACGTCGACTTCACGTCGTTCTTCCGGCACCTGGGTCAGGCCGCCCGCGGGGACGACGAACCCGCCCGCGGCCTGTTCCTCGACCTCGCCGCGTTCGACGACTGGCTGGCGCGGTGGCGCGCGTTGAAGCCGGACGCGGCGGTGATGGACCGCGTCAACCCCGTCTACATTCCACGCAATCATCTGGTCGAGGAGGCGCTGATCGCCGCGACCGGCCCGATCGGGGGCACCGCCGCCGAAGGCGACCTCGAGCCGCTGCACCGGCTGCTGGAGGCGGTGACCGCACCCTACGACGAACGCCCGGGGCTGGAGCGGTACGCCGAGCCCGCTCCGGAGGACTTCGGGAAGTACCGAACCTTCTGTGGGACCTGA
- a CDS encoding M42 family metallopeptidase has protein sequence MATGDALNRALLQELLYAYGPCGQEDAVREICRRELGPHVDEIWADEAGNLVGLIHGANSEAPAIRLMAHMDELSMLVKRIDSDGTLHMTPLGTMYPGNFGLGPVAVLGSNETMIGVLTLGSEHTTKESQQIWETKPDQGDKALDWLHVYVFTGHSPDELSAAGVLPGTRACVHRSKRTLIDVGADYLGCYFMDDRAAVTALLDTARRMAEGDRRPNGDAYFVFTTSEEVGGIGGSYASRTLPGDLTIALEVGPAEAEYDTRCSRGPIVAYSDAEGVYDKPVADRLLAIATDLGLSPQPAVLGAFESDASHAKASGLVARAGLLCLPTLSTHGYEVIARRAIPDMTAVLLEFLLR, from the coding sequence ATGGCGACCGGCGATGCGCTGAACCGCGCCTTGCTCCAGGAATTGCTTTACGCGTACGGGCCGTGCGGACAGGAAGACGCCGTGCGGGAGATCTGCCGCCGCGAGTTGGGTCCGCACGTCGACGAGATATGGGCCGATGAGGCGGGCAACCTGGTGGGCCTGATCCACGGTGCCAACAGCGAGGCGCCTGCCATTCGCCTGATGGCGCACATGGACGAGTTGTCGATGCTCGTCAAGCGCATCGACAGCGACGGCACCCTGCACATGACACCGCTGGGAACGATGTATCCGGGCAATTTCGGACTCGGCCCGGTGGCGGTGCTCGGGAGCAACGAAACGATGATCGGCGTGTTGACCCTGGGCTCCGAGCACACCACCAAAGAAAGCCAGCAGATCTGGGAGACCAAACCGGACCAGGGCGACAAGGCACTCGATTGGCTGCACGTGTACGTGTTCACCGGCCACTCCCCCGACGAACTGTCCGCCGCAGGCGTGCTGCCGGGCACGCGCGCATGCGTGCACCGAAGCAAGCGCACTCTGATCGACGTCGGTGCCGACTATCTCGGTTGCTATTTCATGGACGACCGCGCGGCGGTGACTGCGCTTCTGGACACCGCGCGCCGGATGGCCGAAGGCGACCGACGCCCCAACGGCGACGCCTATTTCGTCTTCACCACCAGCGAGGAGGTCGGCGGCATCGGCGGATCCTATGCGAGCCGCACCCTTCCCGGTGACCTGACGATCGCACTGGAAGTCGGCCCGGCCGAAGCCGAGTACGACACCCGTTGCTCTCGAGGGCCCATCGTCGCGTACAGCGACGCCGAGGGCGTGTACGACAAGCCGGTCGCCGACCGGTTGCTCGCCATCGCGACCGACCTCGGGCTGTCGCCGCAACCGGCGGTGCTGGGCGCCTTCGAGTCCGACGCTTCACACGCCAAGGCCAGCGGGCTGGTGGCGCGGGCCGGGCTGTTGTGCCTGCCGACCCTGAGCACTCACGGCTACGAAGTCATTGCGCGACGGGCCATTCCGGACATGACCGCGGTGCTGCTCGAATTCCTGCTGCGCTGA
- a CDS encoding DUF899 domain-containing protein, with product MTNPVTTQPAALPPVVDDATWRAALDDLRRREKAATRELDAIAAQRRRLPMVRMPDYTLIGEHGPVRLADVFEGRSQLIVYNHMWTDGAEWQCGGCTGFTSQFTRLEFLDNYDARFVIVTNGPIEEALAYRTKVGNKMTWYSSSESSFGADVDAAPGEGFAVNVFLRDGDAVYRTWHTNGRGTEQLSHSFALIDVLPWGRQEEWQDSPEGWPQRPTYSGWLDSPDIARVYGSDAE from the coding sequence ATGACGAACCCCGTCACGACTCAACCGGCCGCCCTACCTCCCGTCGTCGACGACGCGACCTGGCGGGCCGCGCTAGACGACCTGCGCAGGCGTGAGAAGGCAGCGACGCGCGAACTGGACGCCATCGCCGCCCAGCGGCGGCGGTTGCCCATGGTCCGGATGCCCGACTACACGTTGATCGGCGAGCACGGTCCGGTCAGGCTCGCCGACGTGTTCGAGGGGCGCTCCCAGCTGATCGTCTACAACCACATGTGGACCGACGGCGCGGAGTGGCAGTGCGGCGGCTGCACCGGTTTCACCTCCCAGTTCACCCGGCTGGAGTTTCTCGACAATTACGACGCTCGGTTCGTGATCGTCACCAACGGCCCGATCGAAGAGGCGTTGGCCTACCGCACCAAGGTCGGCAACAAGATGACCTGGTACTCGTCGTCGGAGAGTTCGTTCGGCGCCGACGTCGACGCCGCGCCCGGCGAAGGGTTCGCGGTCAACGTGTTCCTGCGGGACGGTGACGCCGTGTACCGGACGTGGCACACCAACGGCCGCGGCACCGAACAACTCAGCCATTCGTTCGCGCTCATCGACGTGCTGCCCTGGGGCCGCCAGGAGGAGTGGCAGGATTCGCCAGAGGGCTGGCCGCAGCGGCCGACGTACTCGGGCTGGCTTGACTCGCCCGACATCGCGCGCGTGTACGGGTCTGACGCCGAGTAG
- a CDS encoding DUF7218 family protein: MEAVIGGYPQRTTMEEATMAKDHGSSVKNDKQYEGLRKKGMSKSRAAAIANTPDASKKGGKNSGKKSGGSKKS, translated from the coding sequence GTGGAGGCCGTCATCGGCGGGTATCCCCAACGCACCACGATGGAGGAGGCCACGATGGCGAAGGATCACGGTTCCAGCGTCAAGAACGACAAACAGTACGAGGGCCTGCGCAAGAAGGGCATGAGCAAATCGCGCGCGGCGGCGATCGCGAACACGCCCGACGCGTCGAAGAAGGGCGGCAAGAACTCCGGCAAGAAGTCCGGCGGGTCCAAGAAGAGCTGA
- a CDS encoding alpha/beta hydrolase, which translates to MTMSLHPFDLVMASTRMYSSLPVVGKHLEPFAGLTAMAMYGHHYAPAAVRGMVTRRFGSATEAAPADVADESIASQGGSRIPPYLRFRAQRQKCLYRSSVRYGDHRAQLLDVWRLPDLPPDAPVLLFVPGGAWVQGSRVMQGHTMLHHLVKQGWVCLTMDYRVSPVYRWPRHIADVNAAIAWARANVGKYGGDRNFVAVAGCSAGGHLASLAALTPGDPAFRGELTDGADTSVDAVVGIYGRYDWQDRSTPSRKNFMNFLERVVVGRRQSRNPDIFTAASPLARIHKDAPPFFLVHGEHDTIIPVREAREFSERLRAISRNAVEYSEIPRAGHAFDLVDSSHARRLAVEVSGFLSDVRDRQLRGEAAAAV; encoded by the coding sequence ATGACGATGTCCCTTCACCCGTTCGACCTGGTCATGGCTTCGACGAGGATGTACTCGTCGTTGCCGGTGGTCGGCAAGCACCTCGAGCCATTCGCCGGCCTGACCGCGATGGCGATGTACGGGCACCACTACGCGCCCGCTGCGGTGCGGGGCATGGTGACCAGGCGCTTCGGTTCGGCAACGGAGGCCGCACCGGCAGACGTCGCCGACGAGTCGATCGCGTCACAAGGCGGCAGCCGGATTCCGCCCTACCTGCGCTTCCGCGCGCAGCGGCAGAAGTGCCTGTACCGCAGCTCGGTGCGCTACGGCGATCACCGCGCCCAGCTTCTCGACGTCTGGCGGCTGCCCGACCTGCCGCCCGACGCGCCGGTGCTGCTGTTCGTGCCCGGGGGTGCCTGGGTGCAGGGCTCCCGCGTCATGCAGGGCCACACGATGCTTCATCACCTGGTCAAGCAGGGTTGGGTGTGCCTGACGATGGATTACCGGGTGTCACCGGTGTACCGCTGGCCGCGTCACATTGCCGACGTCAACGCAGCGATCGCGTGGGCGCGCGCCAACGTCGGCAAGTACGGCGGAGATCGGAACTTCGTCGCGGTGGCGGGCTGCTCGGCGGGTGGGCACCTCGCCTCGCTCGCGGCCCTCACACCAGGCGACCCGGCGTTCCGCGGTGAGCTGACCGACGGCGCCGACACCTCCGTCGACGCGGTCGTCGGCATTTACGGCCGCTACGACTGGCAGGACCGCTCGACTCCGTCTCGCAAGAATTTCATGAACTTCTTGGAGCGAGTTGTCGTGGGGCGCAGGCAGTCTCGTAATCCGGACATCTTCACCGCTGCTTCTCCGCTGGCGCGCATTCACAAGGATGCGCCGCCGTTCTTCCTCGTCCACGGTGAGCACGACACCATCATCCCGGTCCGTGAGGCGCGGGAGTTCAGCGAGAGGTTACGCGCGATATCGCGTAATGCGGTGGAGTACAGCGAGATACCGCGCGCAGGTCACGCGTTCGACCTCGTCGACTCGTCGCATGCTCGGCGGCTCGCCGTCGAGGTGAGCGGTTTCCTCAGCGATGTTCGCGACCGGCAATTGCGGGGTGAGGCCGCGGCGGCGGTCTAG